From Methanococcus maripaludis, one genomic window encodes:
- a CDS encoding 4Fe-4S binding protein: MAYKVNEDECIACGACVPSCPENAISEKADGKAVIDPAKCTGCGDCADICPVACIKEE; encoded by the coding sequence ATGGCATATAAAGTAAACGAAGATGAATGTATCGCATGCGGAGCTTGTGTTCCTTCATGCCCTGAAAACGCTATCTCAGAAAAAGCTGACGGTAAAGCAGTTATCGATCCTGCTAAATGTACTGGCTGTGGCGATTGTGCTGACATCTGCCCTGTAGCATGCATTAAAGAAGAATAA
- a CDS encoding 50S ribosomal protein L21e, with translation MQKSEGFRSKTRYKLQKHPRQKGMAPLTRALKCYTEGDRVHVVLDPSVQKGMPHPKFHGKTGVVVAQRGRSFLVRVKDGGKYKDIIARPQHLRESKL, from the coding sequence ATGCAAAAAAGTGAAGGATTTAGAAGCAAAACAAGATATAAACTTCAGAAACACCCAAGACAGAAAGGAATGGCTCCGTTAACAAGAGCTTTAAAATGCTACACCGAAGGAGACAGAGTTCACGTAGTACTCGACCCTTCAGTACAGAAAGGAATGCCGCACCCAAAATTCCACGGTAAAACTGGAGTTGTTGTTGCTCAAAGAGGAAGATCATTCTTAGTTAGAGTAAAAGATGGCGGAAAATACAAAGACATTATTGCTAGACCGCAACACTTAAGAGAATCTAAATTATAA
- a CDS encoding RNA polymerase Rpb4 family protein: MIGKEIISEKYTTIAHATEIMDERAGFDELSYEHGCSLDYLRKFSTISKEDADTMFEQLTNLGLTEKMAVKIIDLLPETEEDLKIIFYRVDVPENKDDILEVVSKFK; the protein is encoded by the coding sequence ATGATTGGAAAAGAAATTATTTCCGAAAAGTACACAACAATTGCTCATGCAACCGAAATTATGGATGAAAGAGCAGGTTTTGACGAATTATCGTACGAACACGGTTGTTCACTCGACTATTTAAGAAAATTTTCAACAATAAGTAAAGAAGATGCTGACACCATGTTTGAACAGCTCACAAATTTAGGGCTAACTGAAAAAATGGCAGTTAAAATTATAGACTTACTTCCAGAAACAGAAGAAGACCTGAAAATCATATTTTACAGAGTCGATGTTCCTGAAAACAAGGACGACATTTTAGAAGTAGTTAGTAAATTCAAATAA
- a CDS encoding MFS transporter has protein sequence MQEKMNGIYVLWITIFVTMLGIGLIAPLLAIFAKSYGLSNFQIGLIFGSFALVRTIFQLPAGTLSDTYGKKIFLVAGTLLYGVTTLFYGLVSGFASMLIVRTFTGVFSAFVNPVAGSYIAQVSPKSKLGEYMGVFNSAVSLGFGVGPLLGGLLADMYGIMVPFYVCGILGIIASIIAYYKLEDISKSQEKQKLSGKKLFSLEFLKMRNFSAAFIINIAITISRGALLAYLAIYAYDYGVSAFKIGIMLAAMNMVLAVTQKKFGKIFDKNGNRIILNGIIIGNLGMYILAMSTSFTSMFFSLIIASIGASMSTPGINSIAIRDIPHERKGEAMGLYTASINVGIFVGAVLLGYISDIVGISNMFKIGAVFSFLISYIAYVLIKNKK, from the coding sequence ATGCAGGAAAAAATGAACGGTATTTACGTTCTATGGATCACAATTTTTGTGACGATGCTCGGTATTGGTCTAATTGCGCCACTTTTAGCAATATTTGCAAAATCGTATGGTTTATCAAATTTTCAGATCGGGCTGATTTTTGGTTCTTTTGCACTAGTTAGGACAATCTTTCAACTTCCTGCAGGAACACTATCAGATACTTACGGAAAAAAAATATTTTTGGTTGCAGGAACACTTCTTTACGGGGTAACCACTCTATTTTATGGATTGGTATCCGGATTTGCAAGCATGCTCATAGTCAGGACTTTCACAGGCGTATTTTCGGCATTTGTAAATCCTGTTGCAGGTTCGTATATTGCACAAGTCTCTCCGAAATCAAAACTTGGGGAATATATGGGAGTATTTAACTCCGCAGTATCTTTAGGATTTGGCGTTGGACCATTACTTGGAGGATTACTTGCGGATATGTATGGAATTATGGTTCCATTTTACGTATGTGGTATTTTAGGAATTATCGCATCAATAATTGCTTATTACAAACTGGAAGATATTTCCAAATCACAAGAAAAACAAAAATTATCTGGTAAAAAATTATTTTCGCTTGAATTTTTAAAAATGAGAAATTTTAGCGCAGCTTTTATAATAAATATCGCGATAACAATTTCAAGGGGTGCACTTCTCGCATATTTAGCAATTTACGCGTATGATTACGGAGTTTCTGCTTTTAAAATTGGAATAATGCTTGCAGCAATGAATATGGTTCTAGCAGTGACGCAGAAAAAATTTGGAAAAATTTTCGATAAAAATGGAAACAGAATAATATTAAATGGAATAATTATTGGAAATTTAGGGATGTATATTCTTGCAATGTCCACATCGTTTACTTCAATGTTTTTTTCATTAATTATCGCATCAATTGGGGCTTCAATGAGTACTCCAGGGATAAATTCAATTGCAATTCGAGATATTCCGCATGAAAGAAAAGGTGAAGCAATGGGGCTTTACACTGCAAGCATAAATGTTGGAATATTCGTTGGTGCAGTACTGCTAGGATATATTTCAGATATTGTTGGAATTTCAAACATGTTTAAAATAGGGGCAGTATTTTCATTTTTAATAAGTTATATTGCGTATGTTTTAATAAAAAATAAAAAATAG
- a CDS encoding TIGR00375 family protein, whose protein sequence is MIINADLHIHSKYSMGTSKYMDIEHILKYGPVKGLDLIATGDCLHAKWLEEIEKYADKPLLLSTEVEDRNRVHHLIYLPQTSQAHDLRDKFSKYSKNIDADGRPRVSLNGLEIMDAVQDVGGLIGPAHAFTPWTSMYKSFTSIYNCYGKKPDFIELGLSADTDMADMVEELRDLPFLSNSDAHSFYSHRLGREFNQMDVDELEGLETNFEEIKKVLKHNKITANYGLDPNLGKYHLTACTRCFTRFKLEDAEENNFKCPECKGTIKKGVHDKTLELSKDKKVIHPDFRPKYHKIIPLAEIISLAIGKNIGTKSVDTIWEQYIKKYGNEIDVLINEDINEVKKINEHVGKIIELFRTNKIYIYPGGGGEYGHISKVPVTVKWYKPKLTLDSWVKK, encoded by the coding sequence ATGATAATTAATGCGGATCTACATATTCACTCAAAATATTCTATGGGAACTTCTAAGTATATGGATATCGAGCATATATTAAAATATGGGCCAGTAAAAGGTCTCGATTTAATTGCGACAGGGGACTGTTTACACGCAAAATGGCTCGAAGAAATCGAAAAATACGCGGATAAACCACTTCTTCTTTCAACAGAGGTCGAGGATAGAAATCGGGTTCATCATTTGATATATCTGCCACAAACTTCTCAGGCTCACGATTTAAGAGATAAATTCTCAAAATATTCAAAAAATATCGATGCTGATGGAAGGCCGAGAGTTTCATTAAATGGACTGGAAATTATGGATGCAGTGCAAGATGTAGGGGGACTTATCGGGCCAGCTCATGCATTTACGCCATGGACAAGCATGTACAAATCATTTACTTCAATTTATAATTGTTATGGAAAAAAACCTGATTTTATCGAGCTCGGACTTTCAGCAGACACGGATATGGCAGATATGGTCGAAGAACTTCGAGATCTACCTTTTTTAAGTAATTCTGATGCGCACTCATTCTATTCCCACAGGCTTGGAAGAGAATTCAACCAAATGGACGTAGATGAACTTGAAGGGCTTGAAACAAACTTTGAAGAGATAAAAAAGGTTTTAAAACACAATAAAATAACTGCAAATTATGGACTCGATCCAAATCTTGGAAAATACCATTTAACCGCATGCACTAGATGTTTTACCAGGTTTAAATTGGAAGATGCAGAAGAAAATAACTTTAAATGTCCTGAATGCAAGGGAACGATTAAAAAAGGAGTTCATGATAAAACTTTGGAACTATCAAAGGATAAAAAAGTAATCCACCCTGATTTCAGGCCGAAATATCACAAAATAATTCCCTTAGCAGAAATAATTTCACTTGCAATCGGGAAGAATATCGGAACAAAATCAGTAGATACCATCTGGGAGCAGTATATTAAAAAATACGGAAATGAAATCGATGTTTTGATTAACGAAGATATCAATGAAGTTAAAAAGATAAATGAGCACGTTGGAAAAATAATCGAGCTTTTCAGAACAAATAAAATATATATTTACCCTGGTGGCGGCGGGGAATACGGCCATATCTCAAAAGTTCCGGTAACCGTTAAGTGGTACAAACCAAAATTAACCCTTGATTCATGGGTAAAAAAATAA
- a CDS encoding helix-turn-helix domain-containing protein, translating into MKDLNDVISKNLKIIRKRKDLSLDALSNITGVSKSMLGQIERGEVNPTISTILKISNGLKVSFTSLLKNEKPEVDLIPFEDLNPVFEGEGHKLYPVIPFEDDKRFETYIVEIKPGHKYYSEGHVKGTEEIITVFEGELALKIGEVDYFLKKNDTIRFNAEKSHVYENRGSKITKLNLILHYE; encoded by the coding sequence ATGAAGGACTTAAACGACGTAATTTCTAAAAATTTAAAAATCATCCGAAAAAGAAAAGATTTAAGTTTGGATGCTTTATCTAACATAACCGGAGTAAGTAAAAGCATGCTCGGCCAAATAGAGCGAGGAGAAGTAAATCCTACAATTTCAACAATTTTAAAGATTTCCAATGGATTAAAAGTTTCATTTACATCACTTTTAAAGAATGAAAAACCCGAAGTTGATTTAATTCCATTTGAAGATTTAAATCCAGTTTTTGAGGGTGAAGGCCATAAATTATATCCTGTAATTCCATTTGAAGATGATAAACGATTTGAAACATATATTGTTGAGATAAAACCCGGACATAAATACTATTCCGAAGGACACGTAAAAGGAACTGAAGAGATCATAACTGTTTTTGAGGGTGAACTTGCACTCAAAATCGGTGAAGTTGATTATTTCCTTAAAAAAAATGATACAATTAGGTTTAACGCAGAAAAATCCCACGTATATGAAAATAGGGGTTCAAAAATTACAAAATTAAATCTTATCCTTCATTATGAGTAA
- a CDS encoding PLP-dependent aminotransferase family protein, which yields MALSYSKRMEKIKSSEIREILKITQSPEIISFAGGLPAPELFPVKEIKEISGIVLDEMGPESLQYDVTEGYPPLRQKISERMNKVLETDVTENNILIVCGSQQGLDFSGKVFLDENDVVLCESPTYLGAINAFKSYEPQFKEVPTDDFGMIPEELEKILKTTDNVKLIYTIPDFQNPTGKTWTLERREKFMEIIEKYGIPVIEDNPYGELRFDGEMLPSLKSMDSKGLVIHLGTFSKTFCPGLRVGWIAASENILEKYILVKQSADLHTSSFSQRIISKMLENYDFDERVLKLKELYKGRRDLMINTIKEEFPEGIKYTNPEGGLFTWVELPEKYSAREFLDECLKNNVAIVPGGSFFPNGGHENTFRLNYSNMPDEKIIEGIKRLSKVLKEYLN from the coding sequence ATGGCATTGAGCTACTCAAAACGAATGGAAAAAATTAAATCGTCTGAAATAAGGGAAATATTAAAGATTACCCAGAGCCCTGAAATTATATCCTTTGCAGGAGGTCTTCCCGCACCCGAACTCTTCCCGGTAAAAGAAATAAAAGAAATTTCTGGAATAGTTCTTGATGAAATGGGCCCAGAATCCCTCCAATATGATGTAACGGAAGGATACCCCCCACTTAGACAGAAAATCTCAGAAAGAATGAATAAAGTACTGGAAACAGATGTTACAGAAAATAATATTTTAATCGTCTGTGGATCCCAGCAAGGATTAGATTTCTCTGGAAAAGTATTCTTGGATGAAAATGATGTGGTGTTATGTGAAAGTCCAACTTATCTTGGAGCAATCAACGCATTCAAATCATACGAACCCCAGTTTAAGGAAGTTCCGACTGACGACTTTGGAATGATTCCAGAAGAACTTGAAAAAATTTTAAAAACAACAGATAATGTAAAACTCATTTATACAATTCCTGATTTCCAAAATCCAACTGGAAAAACGTGGACTCTTGAAAGAAGGGAAAAATTCATGGAAATAATTGAAAAATATGGAATTCCAGTAATTGAAGATAACCCCTACGGAGAATTAAGATTTGACGGGGAAATGTTGCCTTCATTAAAATCAATGGATTCAAAAGGTCTTGTAATTCATTTGGGAACGTTTTCAAAGACTTTTTGTCCGGGTTTAAGGGTAGGATGGATTGCTGCATCAGAAAATATCCTCGAAAAATATATTCTTGTAAAACAGAGTGCGGATTTACATACTTCGTCATTTTCCCAGAGAATTATCTCAAAAATGCTTGAAAATTATGATTTTGATGAACGAGTGTTAAAATTAAAAGAATTATACAAAGGCAGACGAGATTTGATGATAAACACGATAAAAGAAGAATTTCCAGAAGGAATTAAATATACAAATCCTGAAGGGGGACTTTTTACATGGGTTGAACTTCCTGAAAAATACAGTGCACGTGAATTTTTGGATGAATGTCTGAAAAATAATGTTGCAATTGTCCCAGGAGGGTCATTCTTCCCAAACGGAGGCCATGAAAATACATTTAGACTTAACTACTCAAATATGCCCGATGAAAAAATAATTGAAGGAATTAAAAGACTTTCAAAAGTTTTAAAAGAATATTTAAATTAA
- a CDS encoding tRNA pseudouridine(54/55) synthase Pus10, which produces MNIDYSVLKKYPLCDRCFGRLYGKLIRSSNFERGHALKLAKAIELEEDLRNALEKMNESSENSDNQINPEKLEEIKELMYSLYKSGISGIKLDLIEDIEKYETKFKNEAEYEKTEECEELCPWCKGIFEIENIEKVAENVVDALSEYEFDSFLIGTKLPKRFKELENEIETPFMESIRQEFGRELGKVVVPLVKRRVDKENPDIVVMVNPYNQKVTLQVNPVFIKGRYKKLVRGIPQSHWHCRSCKGKGCEKCNFTGKQYMTSVEEIIAEPFMDVMKGSSEALHGAGREDIDVRMLGNGRPFVIEIKEPKVRKVNLEELASKVNASETVEILNVEYGLKKDVHFFKNEPHKKTYLAQVECDEKVSSEEVAELVNKLEDLVIDQRTPDRVSHRRADLVRVRKVYKAWPHMIDDYNFELKIFCDGGLYIKELISSDEGRTTPSVSELLNNKCICKFLDVLDVHDYDDVENI; this is translated from the coding sequence ATGAATATAGATTATTCTGTTTTAAAAAAATACCCCTTGTGCGACAGATGTTTTGGAAGACTTTACGGAAAACTTATTAGATCCAGTAATTTTGAGAGAGGACATGCTTTAAAACTTGCTAAAGCAATCGAACTTGAAGAAGATTTAAGAAATGCCCTTGAAAAAATGAATGAATCTTCTGAAAATTCTGATAATCAAATTAATCCTGAAAAATTGGAAGAAATTAAAGAACTGATGTATTCCCTCTACAAATCAGGAATTTCAGGAATAAAACTTGATTTAATTGAAGATATTGAAAAATACGAAACAAAATTTAAAAATGAAGCTGAATATGAAAAAACCGAAGAGTGTGAAGAACTCTGCCCATGGTGTAAAGGAATTTTTGAAATTGAAAATATTGAAAAAGTTGCTGAAAATGTAGTTGATGCACTTTCTGAATACGAATTTGACAGCTTTTTAATCGGTACAAAACTTCCAAAAAGATTTAAAGAACTTGAAAATGAGATTGAAACTCCATTTATGGAAAGTATAAGGCAGGAATTTGGAAGAGAACTTGGAAAAGTAGTAGTACCATTAGTTAAAAGACGAGTTGACAAGGAAAATCCTGATATCGTAGTCATGGTAAATCCATACAATCAAAAAGTTACACTTCAAGTAAACCCCGTATTTATCAAAGGAAGATATAAAAAGCTAGTTAGAGGAATTCCGCAAAGCCACTGGCATTGCAGGTCTTGCAAAGGAAAAGGCTGTGAAAAATGTAACTTCACTGGAAAACAGTACATGACTTCAGTTGAAGAAATCATTGCAGAACCGTTTATGGATGTTATGAAAGGAAGTTCAGAAGCACTTCACGGTGCAGGGCGAGAAGACATTGATGTTAGAATGCTTGGAAATGGAAGGCCTTTTGTAATTGAAATAAAAGAGCCAAAGGTAAGAAAAGTTAATTTAGAAGAACTTGCTTCAAAAGTTAATGCATCTGAGACTGTTGAAATACTAAATGTCGAATACGGCCTTAAAAAAGACGTTCACTTCTTCAAAAATGAGCCCCATAAAAAAACATATCTTGCTCAAGTTGAGTGCGACGAAAAAGTGTCGAGTGAAGAAGTGGCTGAATTAGTAAATAAACTCGAAGATTTAGTAATTGACCAAAGGACGCCCGATAGGGTCTCACATCGAAGGGCTGACCTCGTGCGTGTACGTAAGGTATATAAAGCTTGGCCGCATATGATTGATGATTATAACTTTGAACTTAAGATATTCTGCGATGGCGGATTATACATCAAAGAACTCATTAGCAGCGATGAAGGGAGAACTACCCCTTCCGTTTCGGAATTGCTAAACAATAAATGCATCTGTAAATTTTTAGATGTTTTGGATGTTCACGACTATGATGATGTAGAAAATATCTAA
- a CDS encoding cation:proton antiporter codes for MEASWVLFTIGIALIFGKLGDHLMNRLGFPGVLGEMIMGMLIGNLVFFGVVSPEHLTIHNNEVFDFLSRLGIIFLLFLGGLDTDLSVLKKTGKIATVSTVFGVLVPLVMGYFAMQHMGYNNVESFAGGVVLTATSIGITVRVMMDLGVLKSEVGAASLSASIMDDFLGIMLIIFAVGSGSILGLLGKFAIFFIITGFLAMKFVHKFISFSEKLQVEKGILSLAIAVMFLFSFLAENWFEAAIEGSFMAGLVLSRTPEGKNLIEDVKTIGYSILIPLFFVYTGASLNLTIFGDFDALYLALVLTAIAIVSKVVGRGFGARIMGWNLKKSLQMGIGSIPRAEIALINLMVAIHAGVISEANVGKFIAATMIFITISIISTPPLLKWAFAEEVEN; via the coding sequence ATGGAAGCTAGCTGGGTGTTGTTTACCATAGGAATTGCGCTAATTTTTGGTAAACTTGGTGACCACCTGATGAATAGATTGGGATTTCCGGGCGTTCTCGGCGAAATGATTATGGGAATGCTAATTGGAAATCTAGTATTTTTTGGAGTAGTAAGTCCTGAGCATCTCACAATTCATAACAATGAGGTTTTCGATTTTTTATCTAGGTTAGGAATTATATTCTTGTTATTTTTAGGGGGGCTTGACACAGATTTATCGGTTTTAAAGAAAACTGGCAAAATTGCGACTGTTTCAACAGTTTTTGGTGTTTTAGTTCCGCTAGTGATGGGTTATTTTGCAATGCAACATATGGGATACAACAATGTTGAATCGTTTGCAGGCGGTGTGGTTTTAACTGCGACGAGTATTGGAATTACTGTAAGAGTAATGATGGATTTAGGCGTGCTAAAAAGTGAAGTTGGTGCAGCATCGCTTAGTGCAAGTATTATGGATGATTTTTTAGGCATTATGTTGATTATATTTGCAGTGGGTAGTGGCAGTATTCTTGGACTTTTAGGAAAATTTGCAATTTTCTTTATAATTACAGGTTTCCTCGCCATGAAATTTGTACATAAATTCATTTCATTTTCAGAAAAACTCCAAGTAGAAAAAGGAATACTGTCCCTTGCAATTGCAGTTATGTTTTTATTCTCGTTTTTAGCAGAGAACTGGTTTGAAGCTGCTATTGAAGGATCTTTCATGGCAGGGCTAGTCCTTTCAAGAACTCCCGAAGGTAAAAACTTAATTGAAGATGTAAAAACAATAGGTTACAGTATTTTAATTCCATTATTCTTCGTGTATACTGGGGCATCATTAAATTTAACAATTTTTGGAGATTTTGACGCACTTTACCTTGCTTTGGTACTGACAGCAATTGCAATTGTAAGTAAGGTTGTTGGAAGGGGCTTTGGTGCGAGAATCATGGGATGGAATCTTAAAAAATCGCTTCAAATGGGAATTGGTTCAATTCCAAGAGCTGAAATTGCGTTAATCAACCTTATGGTTGCAATACATGCAGGAGTAATTTCCGAGGCCAATGTCGGAAAATTCATTGCTGCAACGATGATATTCATCACAATATCAATTATTTCAACGCCCCCGCTATTAAAATGGGCTTTTGCAGAAGAAGTGGAAAATTAA